One window of Gemmatimonas aurantiaca genomic DNA carries:
- a CDS encoding GGDEF domain-containing protein: MATDRPRTDAATADILLWQTGYRIVLALLVGSAAVGLRLAGVLSPPEVVLETVGPELADWLVAIVTAVYALLAIGIRVYVRATRRAGEPLSTLMVAADIALVFWLVFLLAEPPHYHRGLLVALFSLQLTHVYFGRAPALLMLVATAAAYLLLMDIGVRHRADIEWSDALFTLALFGVGAWLVTRVQTHLHERLANLVAMFERAEEGDFSDSYDVAADRRPDAITAVGRAYNRMRGQLATIVLTDPLSGCFNRRGFEQQYRRELSRAARAHTDVALLAIDLDHFKQVNDTQGHLVGDQVIAEAGELLRASARAQDVVARTGGEEFTILAPDTSLDGAQHLALRIVEAFRRRTFAEPDGRVNVTVSIGVVADNIRDDGIAEALRARADEALYAAKRSGRNRAVLWSRGLNALRLKQSGDSAVVQ, from the coding sequence ATGGCCACCGATCGTCCCCGCACCGATGCCGCCACCGCGGATATCCTGCTCTGGCAGACGGGTTATCGCATCGTGCTGGCGCTGCTGGTGGGCAGCGCGGCCGTGGGACTCCGGCTCGCCGGCGTCCTCTCGCCACCGGAGGTGGTGCTCGAGACGGTGGGGCCGGAACTGGCCGACTGGCTGGTGGCCATCGTCACGGCCGTCTACGCCCTGCTGGCGATCGGCATTCGTGTCTACGTGCGGGCCACGCGTCGGGCAGGGGAGCCCCTTTCCACGCTGATGGTGGCGGCCGACATCGCCCTGGTCTTCTGGCTGGTGTTTCTGCTCGCCGAACCGCCGCACTATCATCGCGGGCTGCTGGTGGCGCTGTTCTCGCTGCAGCTCACGCATGTGTACTTCGGACGCGCGCCGGCGCTGCTCATGCTCGTGGCCACCGCGGCGGCCTACCTGCTACTCATGGACATCGGCGTGCGCCACCGGGCGGACATCGAGTGGAGCGATGCGTTGTTCACGCTGGCGCTGTTCGGGGTGGGCGCGTGGCTGGTGACGCGGGTGCAGACCCACCTGCACGAGCGTCTCGCCAATCTCGTGGCGATGTTCGAGCGCGCGGAGGAAGGGGATTTCAGCGACAGCTACGATGTCGCCGCCGACCGGCGTCCCGACGCCATCACGGCCGTGGGACGGGCCTACAATCGCATGCGCGGACAGTTGGCCACCATCGTGCTGACCGATCCGCTGTCAGGGTGTTTCAACCGCCGCGGTTTCGAGCAGCAGTACCGTCGCGAGCTGTCACGGGCCGCGCGCGCCCACACCGATGTCGCCCTGCTGGCCATCGACCTCGATCATTTCAAGCAGGTGAACGACACGCAGGGACATCTGGTGGGTGATCAGGTCATTGCCGAAGCGGGTGAGCTGCTGCGCGCGAGCGCCCGCGCGCAGGACGTGGTGGCGCGCACCGGCGGGGAGGAGTTCACCATTCTGGCGCCCGATACCTCGCTCGACGGGGCCCAGCATCTCGCCCTGCGTATCGTCGAGGCCTTCCGCCGACGCACGTTCGCCGAGCCCGACGGCCGGGTGAATGTCACCGTGTCCATCGGCGTGGTGGCGGACAACATCCGCGACGACGGAATCGCCGAAGCCCTGCGCGCCCGCGCCGACGAAGCGCTCTACGCCGCCAAACGCAGTGGACGCAACCGGGCCGTGCTCTGGTCACGCGGACTCAATGCGCTGCGGCTCAAACAGTCCGGCGATTCGGCGGTGGTACAGTAG
- a CDS encoding EAL domain-containing protein has translation MPPVGSTLGPNTSSQFRAIVVPAERRWRATLLATMIGALVFFIFEASKSAIFPHLTIWESHNITITFGSLIAGGAAWFAMARQASMLRTLAAEEALRERLEIRQRALAESEARYRQLMTHSPEAIVVHRNGRVIYANDAAMLLIGAREGTQLLRRRAADFVHPDDLAMVQQRLGSGPARVQYRLVRLDGGIREVEAVSVSIAFEGTPAMQTLFRDVTERKELEARLLHGAFHDALTGLANRALFRDRLEHALTMAGRDPDHRLAVLFLDLDDFKGVNDSLGHEAGDQLLRTISERIVAEVRASDTVARFGGDEFAVLLERLPHEAEALTIVNRIKVALRRPLMLEGRLMSIATSVGVAYASAGDDVDTLLRNADVAMYEAKEAGKARHAVFEPSMYAAIVQRLQLETDVRAAAGAPQQSGLHLAYQPIVDLRTGAVRGLEALLRWQHPHRGTVEPSVFVPVAEHTGAIVPLGRWVLEEACQQLVTWRTLWWRERRAPDSVPGVSVNISGRQLAEDDFVDDVAAILRRTGAPAGSITLEITESVIMRNTESSLRTLSALKALGLRLAIDDFGTGYSSLSYLQKFPVDVLKIDRAFVEGVAQGGSDTALARTIVTLGNTLSLRTVAEGVESPLQRDALSTMGCVDGQGYLFSPPRPAAEITGWLRVQTGGIAVAV, from the coding sequence ATGCCGCCTGTCGGTTCCACACTCGGCCCCAACACGTCCTCGCAATTTCGTGCCATCGTCGTTCCGGCGGAACGGCGCTGGCGTGCCACGTTGCTGGCGACCATGATCGGCGCGCTCGTGTTCTTCATCTTCGAAGCGAGCAAGTCCGCGATCTTCCCGCATCTGACGATCTGGGAATCGCACAACATCACGATCACGTTCGGATCGCTGATCGCGGGGGGTGCGGCGTGGTTCGCGATGGCGCGCCAGGCATCGATGCTGCGGACACTGGCCGCCGAGGAAGCGCTGCGGGAACGGTTGGAGATCCGGCAGCGGGCGCTGGCGGAGAGCGAAGCGCGCTACCGGCAGCTGATGACACACTCACCCGAAGCGATCGTGGTGCATCGCAACGGCCGCGTCATCTACGCCAACGATGCGGCCATGCTGCTCATCGGGGCCAGGGAGGGCACGCAGTTGCTGCGCCGCCGCGCGGCGGATTTTGTGCACCCCGACGATCTGGCCATGGTGCAGCAGCGACTGGGTTCGGGGCCGGCACGCGTGCAATACCGGCTGGTGCGGCTCGACGGCGGCATTCGCGAAGTCGAAGCCGTTTCCGTCTCGATCGCGTTCGAAGGCACACCGGCCATGCAGACGCTCTTCCGCGATGTCACCGAACGCAAGGAACTCGAAGCGCGTCTGCTGCACGGCGCCTTTCACGATGCGCTGACGGGGCTCGCCAACCGGGCGTTGTTCCGGGACCGCCTCGAACACGCACTGACCATGGCCGGGCGTGATCCGGACCATCGTCTCGCCGTGCTGTTTCTCGATCTCGACGATTTCAAGGGTGTGAACGACAGTCTGGGGCACGAGGCGGGCGATCAGCTCCTGCGAACCATCTCCGAACGCATCGTCGCCGAAGTGCGGGCGTCGGACACCGTCGCCCGCTTCGGCGGCGACGAATTTGCCGTGCTGCTGGAACGCCTGCCCCACGAGGCCGAGGCGCTGACTATCGTGAATCGCATCAAGGTGGCGCTGCGGCGTCCGCTCATGCTGGAAGGACGTCTGATGAGCATCGCCACCAGCGTGGGCGTGGCCTATGCCAGCGCCGGCGACGATGTGGACACCCTGCTGCGCAACGCCGATGTCGCCATGTACGAAGCCAAAGAGGCCGGCAAAGCCCGTCATGCCGTCTTCGAACCGTCGATGTACGCGGCCATCGTGCAGCGCCTGCAACTGGAGACCGATGTCCGTGCGGCGGCGGGCGCGCCGCAGCAATCCGGATTGCATCTGGCGTATCAGCCCATCGTGGATCTCCGCACCGGTGCGGTGCGTGGACTCGAAGCCTTGTTGCGGTGGCAACACCCGCATCGTGGCACGGTCGAACCCAGCGTGTTCGTCCCGGTGGCCGAACATACGGGCGCCATCGTGCCGTTGGGCCGATGGGTCCTCGAGGAGGCCTGCCAGCAACTCGTGACATGGCGCACGCTCTGGTGGCGTGAGCGACGCGCGCCCGATTCGGTGCCCGGCGTTTCGGTGAACATCTCGGGCCGTCAACTCGCCGAAGACGATTTCGTGGACGACGTGGCGGCGATTCTGCGCCGCACCGGTGCGCCGGCCGGCAGTATCACCCTCGAGATCACCGAGAGTGTCATCATGCGCAACACCGAGTCGTCGCTGCGCACCCTGTCGGCCCTCAAGGCGCTGGGGCTGCGGCTCGCCATCGACGATTTTGGCACCGGGTACTCGAGTCTCAGTTACCTGCAGAAATTCCCCGTCGATGTCCTCAAAATCGACCGGGCTTTCGTGGAAGGGGTGGCGCAGGGAGGATCGGACACGGCGCTGGCCCGCACCATCGTCACGTTGGGCAACACGCTGAGTCTCAGAACCGTCGCGGAAGGCGTCGAATCGCCACTGCAACGTGACGCGCTCTCGACGATGGGGTGTGTCGACGGACAGGGATATCTCTTTTCACCGCCGCGTCCAGCCGCGGAGATCACGGGCTGGTTGCGCGTGCAAACGGGCGGAATCGCCGTCGCGGTGTGA
- a CDS encoding ABC transporter ATP-binding protein, with translation MPSAHEPQATPLIHMQGIRKVFFTDEVETHALADVHFDIRKGEYVAIAGPSGCGKTTLLSILGLLDAPSGGEYQIAGTSVAHLGAADRARVRNKEIGFIFQAFNLIGDLTVWENVELPLTYREMDAAERKDRVQKALERVGMTHRAKHFPSQLSGGQQQRIAVARAVAGDPAILLADEPTGNLDSRNGEAVMELLRELHAAGSTVCMVTHDARYAQHAERTVQLFDGRIVSADAPLAEPALA, from the coding sequence ATGCCGAGTGCTCACGAACCGCAGGCCACGCCGCTGATTCACATGCAGGGCATCCGCAAAGTGTTCTTCACCGACGAGGTGGAGACACACGCCCTCGCCGACGTGCACTTCGATATCCGGAAGGGCGAGTATGTCGCGATCGCGGGGCCTTCGGGGTGCGGCAAGACCACGCTGCTGTCCATCCTCGGCCTGCTGGATGCGCCGAGCGGTGGGGAGTATCAGATCGCCGGCACGTCGGTGGCGCATCTGGGCGCCGCCGATCGGGCGCGCGTCCGCAACAAGGAGATCGGCTTCATTTTCCAGGCCTTCAATCTCATCGGCGATCTGACGGTGTGGGAGAATGTGGAGCTGCCCCTCACCTATCGCGAGATGGACGCCGCGGAACGCAAGGACCGCGTACAGAAGGCCCTGGAACGCGTGGGGATGACACATCGCGCCAAACACTTTCCGTCACAGCTTTCCGGTGGTCAGCAGCAGCGCATTGCGGTGGCGCGGGCCGTGGCCGGCGATCCGGCGATTCTCCTGGCGGATGAACCCACGGGCAATCTCGATTCGCGCAACGGCGAGGCGGTGATGGAACTGCTGCGTGAACTGCACGCGGCGGGGTCCACGGTCTGCATGGTCACACACGATGCGCGGTATGCGCAGCATGCGGAGCGTACCGTGCAACTCTTCGACGGCCGGATCGTTTCGGCGGACGCACCACTCGCGGAGCCGGCCCTGGCGTGA
- a CDS encoding HlyD family efflux transporter periplasmic adaptor subunit has product MDIVRTPKKSYRKQILIGSAVAGVVIVTAALTRLDPAVPTVERAAVLLDTVKQGDIVREVRGPGTLVPEHIRWITAQASARVERLHTESGRNVGSSELLLELSNPDLQIQTMQAEQQARQAEIDLINLRTNLRSAILTQEGTVASTRTQLVSSSQEARAADSLVRLGLVPPFEATNRKTAAEEFTTRYRVEQERLALMQSAIDSQIAVQASRVVQLRAIAENQQARLRSLQVRAPEEGVLQELTLQLGQWVPEGTTLAKVVQPGKLKAVLRIPESQAKDVQIGQKATVDTRNGIVPGHVIRKDPSAQGGSVIIDVALDGPLPAGAVPDLSIDGTIVIDRLTNVLYAGRPASSAGTGNTSVFRVDADGKTAVRVPVVLGRSSVNSIEILNGLAVGDRIILSDLSSVSTAEKIRIR; this is encoded by the coding sequence ATGGATATCGTCCGGACTCCGAAGAAGTCCTACAGGAAACAGATCCTCATCGGTTCGGCGGTGGCCGGCGTGGTGATCGTCACCGCGGCACTCACCCGTCTCGATCCCGCCGTGCCCACGGTCGAACGGGCCGCCGTGCTGCTCGACACCGTCAAGCAGGGCGACATCGTACGCGAAGTGCGCGGCCCCGGAACACTGGTGCCCGAGCACATCCGCTGGATCACCGCGCAGGCATCGGCGCGTGTGGAACGGCTGCACACCGAGTCGGGGCGCAACGTCGGCAGCAGCGAACTGCTGCTCGAACTCTCCAATCCCGACCTGCAGATCCAGACGATGCAGGCGGAACAGCAGGCGCGGCAGGCGGAGATCGATCTCATCAACCTGCGCACCAATCTGCGGAGTGCCATCCTCACGCAGGAGGGCACGGTGGCCTCCACACGCACCCAACTGGTGAGCAGTTCGCAGGAGGCCCGTGCGGCCGATTCGCTGGTGCGTCTCGGACTCGTACCTCCGTTCGAAGCCACGAACCGCAAGACGGCCGCGGAGGAGTTCACCACCCGCTACCGCGTGGAACAGGAGCGGCTGGCACTCATGCAATCCGCCATCGATTCCCAGATCGCCGTGCAGGCGTCGCGTGTCGTGCAGCTGCGGGCCATCGCCGAGAATCAGCAGGCGCGTCTGCGGTCGCTGCAGGTGCGCGCACCCGAAGAAGGGGTGTTGCAGGAGCTCACGTTGCAGCTCGGACAGTGGGTACCCGAGGGGACCACGCTGGCCAAGGTGGTGCAGCCCGGAAAGCTCAAAGCGGTGCTCCGCATTCCCGAGTCGCAGGCAAAGGATGTGCAGATCGGACAGAAGGCCACGGTCGATACCCGCAACGGCATCGTGCCGGGGCATGTGATCCGCAAGGATCCCTCGGCGCAGGGCGGTTCGGTCATCATCGATGTCGCACTCGATGGGCCGCTGCCCGCGGGCGCCGTGCCCGATCTCAGCATCGATGGCACGATCGTCATCGACCGTCTCACGAACGTGCTGTATGCCGGTCGCCCGGCGTCGAGTGCGGGAACGGGAAACACATCGGTATTCCGTGTGGATGCCGATGGCAAGACGGCGGTGCGGGTGCCGGTGGTGCTTGGACGCAGCTCCGTCAACTCCATCGAGATCCTGAACGGGCTGGCCGTTGGCGATCGCATCATCCTGTCCGATCTCAGCAGCGTTTCGACTGCCGAGAAGATCCGTATCCGATAA
- a CDS encoding ABC transporter permease — protein MRNLTLALRMLRKTPFVTAIAVLSLALGIGANAAIYSLFEQFLLRNLPVRAPGELVNLSAPGPKPGSTSCNQAGDCDDVFSYPMFRDLEQKQTALAGVAGHVNFGANLSVRNEAFSGRGMFVSGGYFGLLGVKPAIGRLLQPTDDGVIGANFVTVLSHEFWRERYGSDPKIVGQTLIVNGQTLTILGVAEEGFRGTTLGAEPMVYVPVSMRAAVTTWRPDFENRRNYWLYVFGRLKPGSSITQASTQLNTLYRSLLLDVEVPLQQSMSDATMAHFKARTITFTPGARGQSSIHREAKTPLIMLFAITATVLLIACANIANLLLARGASRATEMGVRLALGATRGQLLRQLLTESVVLGILGGVVSLLVAMWTLKSVASFMPPEALTTMDISLRPAMVAFAAVLAVGTGLVFGLFPALHSTRADLISTIRAGAGQITGGGRAASRFRTALVVVQIALSVALLVSSGLFLKSLVNVSKADLGLSIDQVAMFDISPMRSGYDSTRAKVLYERVEQELRALPGVTDVSSARVAVLGGSNWGTDVRVQGFTCLPDTDCNARYNVIGSGFLTTLGMTLLAGREFTDADRVGTARVALVNEAFAKKFNLGTDPLGKFMSRDGRDSLDIQIVGFVRNAKYSEVKDEVPPLFFTPWRQDNTVSSLTFYVKTRQSPADILQSINAVMRRLDATVPVEDLKTMPQQMRENVFLDRMISTLAGAFAVLATLLAAVGLYGVLSYSVTQRTREIGVRMALGADAARVRALVLRQVGGMTLIGAAIGIAAAFAIGRAAQSQLYQLQGHDPVVFVSAVLALVLVAFAAGFMPARRAAQVDPMHALRYD, from the coding sequence ATGAGAAACCTCACGCTGGCGTTGCGCATGCTGCGCAAGACGCCCTTTGTCACCGCGATCGCCGTGCTGTCACTGGCGCTCGGCATCGGAGCCAACGCGGCGATCTACTCGCTGTTCGAGCAGTTTCTGCTGCGAAACCTGCCCGTGCGTGCGCCCGGCGAACTGGTGAACCTCTCGGCGCCCGGACCCAAGCCGGGATCGACGAGCTGCAATCAGGCGGGCGACTGCGATGACGTCTTCAGTTATCCGATGTTCCGCGATTTGGAGCAAAAGCAGACCGCGCTGGCAGGCGTGGCTGGCCACGTGAACTTCGGGGCCAACCTCTCGGTGCGGAATGAAGCGTTCTCGGGGCGCGGCATGTTCGTCTCCGGAGGCTACTTCGGTCTGCTGGGCGTCAAGCCGGCGATCGGGCGGCTGCTGCAGCCGACCGACGACGGCGTCATCGGGGCCAACTTCGTGACCGTGTTGAGTCACGAGTTCTGGCGGGAACGATACGGCAGCGATCCCAAAATCGTTGGACAGACGCTGATCGTGAATGGTCAGACCCTCACGATCCTCGGTGTGGCGGAAGAAGGATTCCGGGGCACTACGCTCGGTGCCGAGCCGATGGTGTACGTGCCCGTGAGCATGCGAGCCGCGGTGACGACGTGGCGACCCGACTTCGAAAACCGTCGCAACTACTGGCTCTATGTGTTCGGTCGGCTCAAGCCCGGCAGCTCCATCACCCAGGCGTCCACCCAGCTCAACACCCTGTATCGCTCCCTCCTGCTGGATGTCGAAGTCCCGTTGCAGCAGAGCATGAGCGATGCGACGATGGCGCATTTCAAGGCCAGAACCATCACGTTCACGCCAGGTGCCCGCGGACAGAGCAGCATTCATCGCGAAGCGAAGACGCCATTGATCATGCTCTTCGCGATCACGGCGACGGTGCTGCTCATCGCCTGCGCCAACATTGCCAATCTCCTGCTGGCCCGCGGGGCGAGCCGTGCCACCGAGATGGGTGTGCGTCTCGCGCTCGGGGCGACTCGCGGGCAACTGTTGCGACAATTGCTCACCGAGTCGGTGGTGCTGGGCATCCTGGGCGGCGTGGTGAGTCTGCTCGTGGCCATGTGGACGCTGAAGAGCGTGGCGTCCTTCATGCCTCCCGAGGCATTGACCACGATGGACATCTCCCTGCGTCCGGCCATGGTGGCCTTCGCGGCCGTGCTGGCCGTGGGCACGGGGCTGGTCTTCGGTCTCTTTCCCGCCCTGCACAGTACCCGCGCCGATCTCATCTCCACGATCCGCGCCGGTGCCGGCCAGATCACGGGCGGCGGGCGCGCCGCCTCCCGGTTCCGCACCGCGCTCGTCGTCGTGCAGATCGCCCTCTCGGTCGCCCTGCTCGTATCGTCGGGGCTCTTCCTCAAGAGTCTCGTCAACGTCAGCAAGGCGGACCTGGGACTGTCCATCGATCAGGTGGCGATGTTCGACATCTCACCGATGCGCAGCGGCTACGACAGCACACGCGCCAAGGTGCTCTACGAGCGCGTGGAGCAGGAACTGCGGGCGCTGCCGGGCGTCACCGACGTGAGTTCGGCACGCGTCGCCGTGCTGGGCGGCAGCAACTGGGGCACCGACGTGCGGGTGCAGGGCTTCACCTGCCTCCCCGATACCGACTGCAACGCCCGCTACAACGTCATCGGGTCGGGCTTCCTGACGACCTTGGGCATGACCCTGTTGGCGGGCCGCGAGTTCACCGACGCCGATCGTGTGGGCACGGCGAGAGTGGCGCTGGTGAACGAAGCCTTCGCGAAGAAGTTCAATCTCGGCACCGATCCGCTCGGCAAGTTCATGTCGCGTGATGGACGCGATTCGCTCGACATCCAGATCGTCGGCTTCGTGCGCAACGCCAAGTACAGCGAGGTGAAAGACGAAGTGCCGCCGCTGTTCTTCACCCCCTGGCGGCAGGACAATACGGTCAGCTCGCTCACTTTCTACGTGAAGACGCGACAGTCGCCCGCCGACATCCTGCAGTCCATCAATGCCGTCATGCGCCGTCTCGATGCCACCGTGCCGGTGGAGGATCTCAAGACGATGCCACAGCAGATGCGCGAGAACGTCTTCCTCGATCGCATGATCAGCACCCTCGCCGGGGCCTTCGCGGTGCTGGCCACGCTGCTCGCCGCCGTGGGACTCTACGGCGTGCTGTCCTATTCGGTCACGCAGCGCACGCGGGAGATCGGCGTGCGCATGGCCCTCGGCGCGGATGCCGCTCGTGTGCGGGCCCTCGTGCTGCGGCAGGTCGGTGGCATGACGCTCATCGGGGCCGCCATCGGGATTGCCGCCGCGTTCGCGATCGGACGCGCCGCCCAGTCCCAGCTCTATCAACTGCAGGGGCACGATCCGGTGGTGTTCGTGAGCGCGGTTCTCGCTCTCGTGCTCGTGGCATTCGCGGCCGGGTTCATGCCGGCGCGCCGCGCCGCGCAGGTCGACCCCATGCATGCCCTGCGCTACGACTGA